The proteins below come from a single Bombus fervidus isolate BK054 chromosome 15, iyBomFerv1, whole genome shotgun sequence genomic window:
- the Upset gene encoding SET domain-containing protein upSET isoform X1, translating into MSFVLKLGTVETSLEKKNSSSSQPSSSVNQETSNTTGTDDAGGKPQILQCLESAAEIPAGHVISFSTVKSVSVTYPVAKAVREVQRITGPQTNTTQVLSTRVISQKLPSSSHQTQPAPLTLNASSNVTHVPVNAQSLSSPGSGVAHVYPLQHATVSTQSKQQTRNQVVVTCEGKQQQQQTTTISSLQASMPLKVQPVPSQLVVSNNAVRAITTATSLPNIQRIHVKTQNLVGQGQTVNLQKVKAVTNVSQGVTVQRNSVPRIQTAQKNQMSSTGTAQTTQFAVNQVTNNTNVQRVQQQGNSTLQKVQANAANTQKVAQVYNNQKVSSQMLSSHPNHKAQLQQIPGNQQQGLQKLQVQSQKTVTVPRQQSNAAAVNNVQKCGNSVAGMQKVQVMGQVQCQQQLPQVQKHVQQVQPPTQHQRSQTATALQKPQTATTVNSSRVQSFASACKSNSVPNISKTLQNANLLTVNKQPVISQPQQSQQIHIQNSSQLQQQLLQQTSQAQQQSQQQVAQKQQPQQQQQANTNPQTQKSHSITNVHQKVATIAATIPNNQRTQVVNSKIQQQQMVMRVGVTKNQAQNLQQSNLKSSVPQKIANTVKTSNSQNVVQQSLHRNANAQPVKIIQQQQNVIGPQNAQKQPGCIKTIPPQKPAQRNHTQKVSGIKTSLNTNVAAVKGQGPATAIAQKTSIKTLLPQQTVATNMLMHKNQPIKIQQQAIQQKQLITTSQFPQQVRQQSGQVKTLLPVTSMEPRKDVENKIEPELRESKEDERQQRPITPIIRIPPPYECLQYVLQDHNYGAPPPRTPSPPSPPSHAKQPINGAGSSSTTSQHPYIYGKVVSGANMDDDAASAISSEIGRDAELEGEETETAPEGEGDDEDSVTRCICDFEHDDGYMICCDRCLVWQHVDCMGIDRSNIPDEYLCEICRPRRVDRQRARALQMRKREELLNSDTSSDASSTSSADTDVGVSTIPKKRTLQQQIPRRKSEPPQVRRLNNNNNNNNNNVAKRQRRDSHPRQSSAVRKKEATKRGPGKRKAKRRMSLEDKEEETQDTWSSNVAPLRQWIERYEEAVTNHYSPELRARISSIKVNGTHSDLRQSNMNVIATGKCRLNVHSNNVRFLVATMYLPPNTPVVELRGKYMLSTQHRPSYPQGRHHTQRPGPFVFFYRLPRDGTEVCVDTRTYGNDARFVRRSCKPNAEVKHCIEKGTLHLYIVTTSAIEKNAEITIRHEQHDLLLSPNPNSPMMPIVCACNNPRECQIVSLNQLNRRGSNGALAENADGRERRRRGRRNTICEDSDSSTVISNNTVITQPAPPPTTVSSSVSAPPRRTVTTTVANTVRQIPKEEPLTLVQQPQTSPNLSQPIVPETKKDKKKMTREERKMEAIMKAFERLEKAEQRKQEVQARNAQRKESGGTHSDNEDSHSVTIQTKQKQQNSDRPLRRKRRKGRARTTSTSQSQNSSRRTRLNSADSDESSGEESNSMQSPPLLSQNHSQSRDAPYHLHTPAKSTNESVATAAHQGIPTAAGLLLALANSNAPGPSSPPLQQPTPVKSPTCDSGASSSSQSSTPSTPLSSACLLVAAAVGPLAPGFKFPKTKKVLMNEWLKESPDPPQSNISQISPLPALPPASATNSINPLCRSSDFSLPTDSSAEFLTQSYAAKSLATLVQAANSVSGICDSPPQRKQQAISGNTICPVSTGSAKKRWLRQAISEECDSPNSRPESPPASEMVAPPKKRRIARESLSSDNYTPPTTPTMLVPESTPNNRSLCPVEDDFMEHLQSSLVDQNEEGHMTTASVKQEHEHANSNEAVRQKLSIDIPQDFHLKTVKSEKHLMIDTSIMKEENIGVKKEEKDEMDCDTYMHLESKSFIKNELRSVKNELVSHQKSKSRKEYIIKKEENLDLEKGTVEIVDQNEGDTEMEDFSSPIAVMESDAILKERVAEMKLEFGGSISEMVKVEDYKCDDDKRSEDVKCEIKSDDNMSIDEFDVEAQMKKITGDDGNDYKEKVDTSSEKDKSMDGIEGLMESSKEDSESEDKEIDDVKYESPSFKSFNLNHEEKLFKEFGSKPEPECIIENSIKEIEQSQESQKIEQPSAFITSSEESIFESVSSNMDTESMTEPPKSFHSIPPLSERIRKKTEATSAPKSQLNFEAAIIESTIDMETEDESKSGEQKSMLSTALRELLEAKLDDLTNESAKEEVIEENNTPYIEPKSETSEQIIEIQECTTKPIPQNVHNEETPVKEEEAPPKEIKRLKDPRTVVPNSMPAPAFKPETIPPVKRKLSISEYRKRKQQSSGTPPEPEPSSDASTTDKGGARGRSDSASSGTSSLSSDEEGSKISLSLDVPTLTTLPLFTNTEGEEKKGGEEGTIGWSAAPTLVERQRENLTERLKREFGLFLSDDEEERARKHGLTAEAILKARKTSPPHPTVSNTPPGYPVPQLPPQPYIPPPGSASIHYSQFQAKPCPVQYPNFTVPQNSSQQVYSNATPQTSANKQPQQFLVPQASQAPPGSNPYPPQFIPPSTTAVSISKYTPVTPPPGNQMYPASGQSQKQFYNHPAPRS; encoded by the exons ATGAGCTTCGTCTTAAAGTTGGGCACCGTAGAAACATCCCTCGAGAAGAAGAACTCCAGCAGCAGTCAACCGTCTTCGTCGGTGAATCAGGAAACATCGAACACGACGGGAACCGACGATGCCGGCGGCAAACCACAGATCCTTCAATGTTTGGAGAGTGCCGCAGAAATTCCAGCTGGTCATGTTATTTCCTTTTCCACCGTGAAATCAGTTAGCGTTACCTATCCAGTAGCAAAAGCCGTTAGGGAGGTGCAGAGAATCACTGGACCTCAAACGAATACCACCCAGGTGCTGTCGACTCGCGTCATCTCTCAGAAATTACCGTCGTCTAGCCATCAAACACAGCCCGCGCCTTTAACGCTGAACGCATCCTCCAACGTAACCCATGTTCCGGTAAACGCTCAATCTTTATCATCTCCAGGTAGCGGAGTAGCACATGTGTATCCTTTGCAGCATGCTACAGTATCCACGCAGAGCAAACAGCAAACTAGAAATCAGGTGGTCGTCACCTGTGAGGGcaagcaacaacagcaacagaCGACCACGATATCTAGTTTGCAGGCTAGCATGCCTTTAAAAGTTCAACCGGTCCCTTCGCAGCTTGTCGTAAGCAACAACGCGGTTAGAGCCATCACTACCGCGACTTCGTTGCCCAACATTCAAAGGATACACGTGAAAACGCAAAATCTCGTCGGACAGGGTCAGACGGTTAACTTGCAGAAAGTGAAGGCTGTGACGAATGTCAGTCAAGGGGTAACCGTGCAGAGGAACTCCGTACCTAGGATACAGACCGCACAGAAGAACCAAATGTCGTCGACTGGTACCGCTCAAACCACCCAGTTTGCTGTTAATCAAGTCACGAACAACACCAACGTACAGAGAGTCCAACAACAAGGGAATTCGACGCTTCAAAAAGTGCAAGCAAACGCCGCGAACACGCAGAAAGTAGCGCAAGTCTACAATAATCAAAAGGTATCGTCACAGATGTTAAGTAGTCATCCGAATCATAAAGCACAACTACAACAGATACCGGGTAATCAACAGCAGGGATTACAGAAATTACAGGTTCAGTCGCAGAAGACCGTGACTGTGCCTAGGCAGCAATCGAACGCTGCGGCGGTGAATAACGTCCAAAAATGTGGCAACTCCGTAGCTGGTATGCAGAAGGTACAAGTAATGGGGCAAGTACAATGTCAGCAACAGTTACCGCAGGTTCAGAAACACGTGCAACAAGTTCAGCCGCCGACGCAGCATCAGAGATCACAAACTGCGACGGCTTTGCAAAAGCCTCAGACTGCGACCACGGTTAATTCCAGCAGAGTACAATCTTTCGCGAGCGCTTGCAAGAGTAACAGCGTTCCAAATATCAGTAAAACGCTCCAAAACGCCAACTTATTAACCGTAAACAAACAACCAGTAATCTCACAGCCACAACAATCGCAGCAAATACATATCCAGAACTCGTCCCAATTGCAACAACAGTTGCTACAGCAGACTTCGCAAGCACAACAACAATCGCAGCAACAAGTGGCGCAGAAACAACAGCctcagcagcaacaacaagcGAATACGAATCCACAAACACAGAAAAGTCACAGTATTACGAATGTTCACCAAAAGGTTGCGACGATCGCCGCGACCATCCCCAATAACCAACGAACTCAGGTAGTTAACTCTAAGATACAACAACAACAAATGGTCATGAGAGTAGGTGTGACAAAGAATCAAGCGCAAAATTTACAGCAGAGCAACTTAAAAAGTAGCGTACCTCAGAAAATTGCGAATACCGTAAAAACTTCGAACTCGCAGAACGTCGTGCAACAGTCGTTGCATAGAAATGCGAATGCGCAGCCAGTGAAAATAATTCAGCAACAACAGAACGTTATAGGGCCGCAGAATGCTCAAAAACAGCCTGGATGCATCAAAACGATACCTCCTCAAAAACCAGCTCAAAGGAATCACACGCAAAAAGTTTCCGGTATTAAGACCTCTCTAAATACAAACGTAGCTGCGGTAAAAGGTCAAGGTCCGGCAACTGCGATCGCACAAAAGACAAGCATCAAAACCTTGCTTCCTCAGCAGACTGTTGCCACGAATATGTTGATGCATAAAAATCAACCGATTAAAATACAACAGCAAGCTATACAACAAAAACAACTTATTACAACGTCACAGTTTCCCCAGCAAGTTAGACAACAATCTGGACAAGTAAAGACGTTACTGCCAGTAACTAGCATGGAACCTCGCAAAGATGTTGAGAACAA aattgaACCCGAGCTGCGCGAATCTAAAGAAGACGAACGTCAACAACGTCCTATAACTCCAATTATAAGAATACCTCCGCCTTACGAG TGTCTTCAGTACGTCCTACAGGATCACAATTATGGGGCACCACCACCACGAACACCGTCACCTCCGTCACCCCCATCTCACGCAAAACAGCCTATCAACGGTGCCGGAAGTTCGTCTACGACTTCTCAGCATCCTTACATTTATGGAAAAG TTGTTAGTGGCGCTAATATGGACGACGATGCAGCCAGTGCTATCAGTAGCGAAATAGGCAGGGACGCAGAACTGGAAGGCGAAGAAACCGAAACTGCTCCCGAGGGTGAAGGGGATGATGAAGACAGTGTTACTAGATGTATATg CGATTTTGAACATGATGACGGATACATGATCTGCTGTGATCGTTGTTT agTTTGGCAACACGTTGATTGCATGGGTATAGATCGTTCTAACATTCCTGACGAATACCTCTGTGAGATTTGTCGACCGCGACGAGTAGATAGGCAAAGAGCTCGTGCTTTGCAAATGCGTAAACGCGAGGAATTGCTAAATTCAGATACATCATCCGATGCATCGTCCACCAGTTCGGCAGATACTGACGTTGGAGTCAGTACGATCCCCAAGAAACGAACTTTGCAACAGCAAATTCCTCGACGAAAATCCGAACCACCGCAAGTAAGACGACTgaacaacaataacaataacaataataataacgtcGCGAAAAGGCAGAGGAGAGATTCTCATCCGAGACAATCCAGTGCTGTTCGTAAAAAAGAAGCTACAAAGCGAGGCCCAGGTAAACGCAAAGCTAAACGGAGAATGAGTTTGGAAGATAAAGAGGAGGAAACTCAAGATACGTGGAGCTCCAACGTCGCGCCACTAAGACAGTGGATCGAACGTTACGAGGAAGCAGTGACAAATCACTATAGTCCAGAATTACGAGCCAGGATATCATCTATCAAAGTAAATGGTACACATAGCGATTTAAGACAGAGTAACATGAACGTCATTGCCACCGGAAAGTGTAGGCTCAACGTACATAGTAACAACGTTAGG TTTCTGGTAGCAACTATGTATCTCCCACCAAACACACCTGTCGTTGAATTACGAGGAAAGTATATGTTAAGTACGCAACATCGACCGTCCTATCCTCAAGGAAGGCATCATACCCAGAGGCCCGGACCCTTTGTATTCTTTTATCGATTACCACGAGACGGAACAGAAGTCTGTGTAGACACAAGAACGTATGGAAACGATGCTAGATTTGTGCGACGTAGTTGTAAACCTAACGCGGAAGTGAAACATTGTATAGAAAAAGGAACGTTACATTTGTATATTGTGACTACAAGCGCGATTGAGAAAAATGCCGAAATTACGATCAGACACGAACAACATGATCTCTTGCTATCGCCTAATCCAAATAGCCCCATGATGCCCATTGTCTGTGCGTGTAATAACCCAAGGGAATGTCAAATAGTGTCTCTAAATCAGTTGAATAGAAGAGGAAGCAACGGAGCATTGGCTGAGAATGCAGATGGCCGAGAGCGGAGACGAAGGGGTAGACGAAACACAATTTGCGAGGACAGCGATTCCTCGACCGTGATATCTAATAATACTGTCATCACGCAACCTGCACCACCGCCGACGACAGTGTCATCATCGGTATCCGCGCCACCAAGAAGGACAGTTACAACCACCGTTGCAAATACGGTGCGCCAAATACCTAAAGAAGAACCGCTGACGTTAGTGCAACAGCCGCAAACTTCTCCGAATTTAAGTCAACCAATAGTGCCAGAGACTAAGAAAGACAAGAAGAAGATGAccagagaagagagaaagatggAAGCTATTATGAAAGCTTTCGAGAGGCTCGAGAAAGCGGAACAGAGGAAACAAGAAGTTCAAGCACGAAATGCACAGCGGAAGGAGTCTGGTGGTACGCATAGCGATAACGAAGATAGTCATAGCGTCACGATACAAACAAAGCAAAAACAACAAAATTCCGATAGACCTTTAAGGCGGAAGAGAAGAAAGGGTAGAGCAAGGACTACTAGTACTTCTCAATCGCAAAATAGCAGTCGAAGAACCAGATTGAATTCCGCGGACTCGGACGAATCGTCCGGAGAAGAAAGCAATTCGATGCAATCGCCACCTTTGTTGAGCCAAAATCATTCGCAAAGTCGAGATGCTCCTTATCACCTGCATACTCCTGCCAAAAGTACGAACGAGAGCGTAGCTACAGCTGCTCATCAAGGAATACCAACGGCTGCTGGTTTATTATTGGCTTTAGCAAATTCTAACGCACCTGGACCGAGTTCGCCTCCTTTGCAACAACCAACACCAGTTAAAAGTCCAACTTGTGATAGCGGTGCAAGCAGCAGCTCCCAAAGTTCAACTCCATCCACTCCTTTATCCTCGGCTTGCTTGTTGGTCGCAGCAGCGGTTGGCCCTCTAGCTCCTGGcttcaaatttccaaaaaccAAGAAAGTTCTAATGAATGAATGGTTAAAAGAGTCACCCGACCCACCGCAAAGCAATATATCTCAAATATCACCGTTACCAGCATTGCCACCGGCTTCTGCGACGAATTCGATTAATCCTCTTTGCAGGTCTTCGGATTTTTCTTTACCAACGGACTCATCCGCAGAATTCTTAACGCAGAGTTATGCAGCTAAAAGTTTAGCTACTCTTGTGCAGGCGGCTAATTCGGTATCTGGAATATGCGATTCACCGCCACAACGCAAACAACAGGCAATCAGTGGAAATACGATTTGCCCTGTTTCTACAGGATCTGCGAAGAAAAGATGGTTACGTCAAGCCATTTCTGAAGAATGTGATTCACCAAATAGTCGACCAGAGAGTCCGCCGGCTAGTGAAATGGTAGCTCCaccgaagaaaagaagaatagcTAGAGAAAGTTTATCGTCAGACAATTACACTCCACCCACTACACCTACTATGTTAGTCCCTGAGTCCACTCCGAATAATAGATCTTTGTGTCCTGTTGAA GACGATTTCATGGAGCATCTACAATCCTCTTTGGTTGATCAGAATGAAGAAGGTCACATGACAACAGCATCTGTAAAGCAAGAACACGAACACGCGAATTCAAACGAGGCCGTACGACAAAAACTTTCGATAGATATTCCACAGGATTTTCATCTTAAAACTGTAAAATCCGAGAAACATTTAATGATAGACACTTCGATAATGAAAGAAGAGAACATTGGggtgaagaaagaagagaaagacgaAATGGATTGTGACACTTACATGCACTTGGAGTCAAAATCTTTTATCAAGAATGAATTGCGATCTGTTAAAAACGAACTGGTTAGCCATCAGAAAAGTAAGAGCAGAaaggaatatattataaagaaagaagagaatttgGATTTGGAGAAGGGCACCGTCGAGATAGTCGATCAAAACGAAGGAGACACAGAAATGGAAGATTTCAGCTCTCCGATCGCTGTTATGGAATCGGATGCAATTCTGAAGGAACGCGTGGCTGAGATGAAACTGGAATTCGGAGGTAGTATAAGTGAGATGGTTAAAGTTGAAGACTATAAGTGTGATGATGATAAAAGATCCGAAGACGTGAAATGCGAAATCAAATCTGACGACAACATGTCGATCGACGAATTTGATGTTGAAGCTCAAATGAAGAAAATTACTGGCGACGATGGAAATGATTATAAGGAAAAAGTAGACACTAGTTCGGAGAAGGATAAAAGCATGGATGGTATTGAGGGTTTGATGGAGAGCTCCAAAGAAGATTCCGAATCTgaagataaagaaatagaTGATGTGAAATACGAGTCGCCATCGTTCAAATCATTCAATTTAAATCATGAGGAAAAGTTATTCAAAGAATTCGGAAGCAAACCCGAACCAGAATGTATCATTGAGAATAGCATTAAAGAAATCGAACAGAGCCAGGAATCTCAGAAAATTGAACAGCCGTCCGCGTTCATTACTTCATCCGAAGAATCCATTTTTGAGTCTGTGTCTTCCAACATGGACACAGAATCTATGACAGAACCACCAAAGAGTTTTCATTCCATTCCACCATTAAGTGAACGAATTCGTAAAAAGACAGAAGCAACAAGTGCTCCAAAAAGCCAGTTGAATTTTGAAGCCGCTATTATCGAGTCTACCATTGATATGGAGACGGAAGATGAATCCAAAAGTGGTGAACAAAAGTCTATGCTCTCGACGGCGTTAAGGGAATTGCTGGAAGCTAAGCTGGATGATCTAACAAACGAGAGCGCTAAAGAAGAAGtgatcgaagaaaataatacacCATACATCGAGCCAAAGTCTGAAACTTCTGAGCAGATTATAGAGATACAAGAGTGTACGACAAAACCAATCCCTCAAAATGTTCACAATGAAGAAACTCCAGTAAAAGAGGAGGAAGCTCCGCCTAAGGAAATCAAACGATTAAAGGATCCGAGAACTGTCGTTCCAAATAGTATGCCAGCTCCTGCATTTAAACCCGAAACAATCCCTCCTGTTAAACGAAAG TTGTCCATATCAGAATACCGTAAACGCAAACAGCAATCGTCTGGCACGCCTCCAGAACCTGAACCGTCAAGTGATGCTTCTACAACAGATAAGGGAGGAGCTAGAGGTAGATCAGACAGTGCGAGCAGTGGAACATCGTCGCTCAGTTCCGATGAGGAAGGTTCCAAAATCTCATTATCTCTTGATGTACCGACCTTAACCACATTACCGCTTTTCACGAACACAGAAGGCGAGGAAAAGAAAG GTGGTGAGGAAGGGACAATTGGTTGGTCTGCCGCGCCAACTTTAGTCGAACGTCAAAGAGAAAATCTTACAGAAAGATTGAAACGAGAATTTGGATTGTTCCTCAGCGACGACGAAGAGGAAAGAGCTCGCAAACATG GTTTAACGGCAGAGGCAATACTGAAAGCGCGTAAAACATCTCCGCCTCATCCTACTGTATCAAATACTCCACCAGGTTATCCGGTACCTCAATTGCCTCCTCAACCCTATATACCTCCTCCAGGATCTGCATCCATCCATTATTCTCAGTTCCAAGCTAAACCTTGTCCCGTTCAGTACCCAAACTTCACAGTTCCACAGAATTCTTCGCAACAAGTCTATTCGAACGCTACACCTCAGACATCTGCGAATAAACAGCCACAACAATTCTTAGTACCCCAAGCGTCTCAAGCACCACCAGGCTCAAATCCGTATCCTCCCCAGTTTATTCCGCCGTCTACCACAGCAGTATCGATCTCCAAGTACACGCCTGTTACACCGCCACCTGGAAATCAAATGTATCCTGCATCTGGCCAATCGCAGAAACAGTTTTATAATCACCCGGCACCAAGGTCTTAA